TCAAGATTAATTTTTTCTAGTGTTACTTCGACTTTTGAACCTGGATTTATTTTTTTACTTTTATTTATCTTATTTTTAGGTAAAAAAGCTCTAAACTGTTCTCCATCATAAAATAATTCAACATCATAGCCAAACTTCATAGCTGTATTTATTTCTGCAATAAAATTTTGACCGATTTTATCTTGAAATAACGAATTTACTCTAGTATGTTCGGCATTTTTTATTTCTATTTTTACACCATTTAAAATTGCCGCTTTAGACTTGAAGGGTAAATCGTTAAAGAAAAATTCAATCACAATTTCACTACCATCTTTATATTTTAATTTATCTTTAGTAGGTAAATCAGAAATTTTAGCATAAATAAATTTTTGAATTTCAGAATTATCACCTTCTTTAAGAATCATATCAACTGTTTCATCAGAAATAGCTTGACCTTTAATATTTAATAATTTAGCAATTTTATTTTGATCATCATAAATAATTTCAATCATTGCATCAGGGTCAAAAGTCTTATTAATAACTTTTTGAATTTCTAATTTAAAAATATCAATAATGGTTTCTTTTGGAAGTTTTTTGCTTTCTGAATAAGCTTTAATTGTTTGGTAAAAGATTGCTTGTTCTGAGTTTTCAATATTTTGATCTTTTATTATTTCTTCTTTTTTTCTCACAATATTTCCATCCTTTAAAATTTTATATACTTCTCTATTTTTTTTATTTCTGATTTAGGAATAAGAATTTTTCTTATATTCCCTTTTTGGTTTCATAAAAATTTTATTTCATCATTTAAATTTTCAAGTATTTTAGCTATTATAAATTCATTGCCATTAAAACTTTTAGAAAATGTCACTTTAACATCATTATTAATAAAATCGCCAATTTGTTCAAATCTTATTTCTAGATCTTCGCCTTTTGATAAAACCTCTAAAGTATATTCATCATTAAATCATTCTTGAGTATCAAGAAAATCGCTAATTTTTCGCGAAATATCTTCAACATCATTTAGATCAGTATAATTCACCACAACCTCAAACGTATTTCCAAATGAATTTGTTAATTTCGCAGAAATTATTACATTCCCAAAATGATCAATTAACATTTTTTTATAGTCCATAAAAACTCCCTAAAAATAGGAAAGAGTTGCACGTATGCAACTCTTAGCCTTTGTACTTACATATTTTATACACTAATTATTAAAATACATATGAAATTATACACTAGTTCAAAAGATTTTTGAAAGAAATATTTTCGTTTTTTAGTTGGTGCTAATTTAGGCATTCAAGCCTATATTATAGATGTTTACATAAAACTAATTGTTTAAAAATATAAAAACATCTATTTTTATAAAATATTTCTATCAAAGTAGTTTTAACAAAATGAATAATTCCATTTTTTTGGTTAAATTGATCTAACAGAAGATAAAATACTAATATTTTCATTGAAAAGTAAATTAACAATTCAAAAAAATGCAATATTTCATCAAAAATTAACAAATTAACCAAATATGTATTTGTATTATTATAAACTTTTTATTGGAAAGTAATATAATATTTATATAATTTTTTTAAGGACAATTTTATGCGGTTTTTTAACTTATTTAAGAAAAATAAGGTTGAAGAATATGTTGAAATTTCACCAGTATATGAAGGAAAATTAAAAAGTCTTCAAGAGCTAAATGACCCAGCTTGTTTTTCTAGCGAAGCATTGGGAAAAGGTTTTGCTATTGAATTTTCAAACGATGAAAATGAAGTCATCTTAAAAGCGCCTATTACTGGAAAAATCTCTGCAATATTCCCCACCAAACATGCTTATGTATTTGAATCTCTTGATGAAGTAAAGGTTTTAGTCCACATCGGTTTAGACACTGTAAATTTAAAAGGTGAAGGTTTTGAATCATTGGTAAGCATTGAATCTATGGTAAAGAAAGGTGAACCATTTGCGAAAGTTAATTTAAAACTAATTCGTGAAAATAATCTAGTTTCAGATGCAATCGTAACAGTTCTACCAGAAAGTAATGTGCATTCAATGGATATTGTTGATCTAAACGGCAGTTTTATTACAACCGATAATGTAGTTATTAGAGTAAAGAAGTAAGCATTATATAAAAAAGTTAACATTATTTTGTTAACTTCCCAAAATGCAAAGTCAAGTGCAACACTTATTTTGTATAAAAATAACAATCAAGAATTGTAAAAATGATTGTTATTTTTTTATTTAAAAAATTTATTTATTTTATTTTTTTAAAAAATAAATTTCTACTTGTGTTTGAAGTTCTTTTTTTCTGATTATAAATATAAAGAGGTTCTTCCTTAGGTATTTCCTTTCAAGGTTCATCACTATAATTTAAATTAAAAAATAATTCATCAGCAGAGAAATAATTATGAATTTTTCTTGGCATATTGTTTATGGTCTTTTGAAGGTCATAAATTTCTTTTTCTGATATTTTGTTGAAATTTGTTCCTTTAGGAAACTCTCTTCTTACCAATCCATTAAAATTTTCATTTAGTCCTCTTTGGAAGGAAGCATAAGGATCAGCTTGATAAATTGGTATGTTTAACCTATAGCCAATATAAAATAAAGCTTTAAATTCAAATCCATTATTAGTAGTTATTGATTTAACATTTAGTTTGTAAATTTTAATATATTCCCAAAGCTTTAATATTAATTTCCATAGATTCTTGTTTTCTAATTTTATTATAAGTCCTCATCTTGTTTTTCTTTCAGTAAATGTTAATAAATGGGATGATAAACTACTTCTTTTTCCGACTATTAAGTCTATCTCTCAATGACCAAATTCATTCTCAAAATTTTTATTAAAACCCCTTGTCCATATAGGTTTTACTATTCTATTACCGACTAAAGTTTTGACAACATCATGTGTTTTTCTTCCTTTATTATATTTTCTTAAACGTTGTTTCGAATTCAATACTCATAGACCACTATTTATTCAATTAAATACTGTTCTTAAAGTAGGTATTTTAAATTTGAAATGATGTTGAATATAAAAATGAGTTAGATCTACTCCAAAATATTTTTTGTTAAATTTTAAAATAAATTGATTAGTAAATTCTTCATATTTATTTATATTATTAATGAGTTTAATTTGTTCTTTTCACCTTATTCTATTTAAATGTTTGTTATGTGCTTCCATACCAATATAACCATTTTCAGTTGAATTATTTTTAATTTCTCTTAGTACTGATGATTTTGTGTAACCTAAAATTTGAGAAATTTCAGAAATTGGAGTTTCAAACTTTTTAAGTAAAATTTCTAATTCAATTCTTTTTTCTAAGTTAAAATGTTTATAATTAATAATGAGCACCTCCTGAGTTTATAAATTGGTGCTTTTTCTTTTTTAAAGCACCAATTTAATTTTATATTTTATTAAGAAAAGAATAATAAAATTTCCCCCCACCCAAACACATAAAAACAATTAAGTTTTTTTGTGTTTGGGTGGGGGGAATTTTTAATTAAGCTGTTGCACTTGACTTTGCAATTCAGCAAGTTAACATTATTTTGTTAACTTTTTTATTCCTTAATTTTTAGATTGATTAATAAATGTCTTTATTTGTTCGACTCTATTTAACTTTTCTCATGGAAATTCAACATCTTTTCTTCCAAAATGACCAAAATATGATGTTTTCGCATAAATTGGTTTTCTTAATTCAAGAACATCAATAATACCTTTGGGTGTTAGATCAAACACTTCATCAATAATACTTAAAATAGTTTGATTATCAATTTTTTCAGTTCCAAATGTTTCTACCATAACAGAAACAGGTTGAGCTATCCCGATCGCATATGATAATTGAATTTCAAGTCTATCAGCCACACCAGCTGCAACTAAATTTTTAGCAACTCATCTAGCTGCATAAGCTGCAGATCTATCAACTTTTGTAGCATCTTTACCACTAAATGCACCACCACCATGACGAGAAGCACCGCCGTAGGTATCTACAATTATTTTTCTACCGGTTAAACCTGTATCCCCAATTGGTCCACCGATAGTAAACTGTCCAGTTGGATTTATTAAAATTTTATCTGGTTCAGATAAATTATATTCATTTAATGTTGGTAAAATAATTTCATTTTTAATATAATTTTTAAACTCATTTTCAACATATTTTGTTGAATGTTGAACGCTCATTAAAACAGTATCAATTTTTGTTTGATTAGGATCAGAATAATCAACTGTAACCTGAGTCTTCATATCTGCCTTAGCTCATTTAAATTTTCCATTTGCTCTTAATGTTTCAGCTTTTTTAACTAATTCATGGGCTAATGTAATTGCTAACGGCATATATGTGTCAGTTTCATTGGTAGCATAACCAAACATAATTCCTTGATCACCTGCTCCAATCTCATAATTTTCCAATTCAACTCCCATTGTTATATCAGAACTTTGTTTTCTTATATCTGTAATAATACTTGTTTGGGTTGTAAAATAATTCAATGATTTTAAAATATTAATTGCAATTTCTATAACATAAATATTAGCAGTTGATTTTACTTCTCCTGCGATAAAAATATTATGTCCACTTGCCATTGTTTCAATTGCAACTTTCGCTGATGGATCTAGTGTAATATAAGCATCTAATATTGCATCAGAAATCTGATCACATAATTTATCAGGATGTCCCTTCCCAACTGATTCGCTTGTAAATAATTTTTTCATAAAAACCTCACTTTTCTTTTTAAATGAGGTATAAAGATTTTATAGTATGTTAGAATTATAATTCCCTGACTATCCACCTTGCAAACGCAGGTTGGCGATGGTTATCGTTGTCAAACTACCATCCTCTTTATACCTTAGTAAATGTTTTAATATTATATTACGATTTTGTTTTTACAAAACAAAAAAGTATATATTCCAAAAGCGTATATTCCAAAAGTTATGTGCAACTTATTAGTAAAAAAATGTTATTCAAAAAACCAAAAATATTAATTTTAAATTTAGCAATATTTTTGGTTAAATTTAATTAATTATTATCATTAAAATATTGATCTCAATATTTTGTTCCTAGATCATATGTATAAATATCAAGAGCTTGAGTTAAATTTTCTTTCTTCCCACCGATGTAAATTTTACCTGTTTTAGTATCAAAGTCTACTTTATAACGTTTCATTCCAAGCCTCTTTTTAATTCCACCTTGTGTTAATTCAAATTTAGGGTCATCAGAATCAGTCACATA
This DNA window, taken from Mycoplasmopsis cynos, encodes the following:
- a CDS encoding IS30 family transposase; this translates as MLIINYKHFNLEKRIELEILLKKFETPISEISQILGYTKSSVLREIKNNSTENGYIGMEAHNKHLNRIRWKEQIKLINNINKYEEFTNQFILKFNKKYFGVDLTHFYIQHHFKFKIPTLRTVFNWINSGLWVLNSKQRLRKYNKGRKTHDVVKTLVGNRIVKPIWTRGFNKNFENEFGHWEIDLIVGKRSSLSSHLLTFTERKTRWGLIIKLENKNLWKLILKLWEYIKIYKLNVKSITTNNGFEFKALFYIGYRLNIPIYQADPYASFQRGLNENFNGLVRREFPKGTNFNKISEKEIYDLQKTINNMPRKIHNYFSADELFFNLNYSDEPWKEIPKEEPLYIYNQKKRTSNTSRNLFFKKIK
- the metK gene encoding methionine adenosyltransferase, whose translation is MKKLFTSESVGKGHPDKLCDQISDAILDAYITLDPSAKVAIETMASGHNIFIAGEVKSTANIYVIEIAINILKSLNYFTTQTSIITDIRKQSSDITMGVELENYEIGAGDQGIMFGYATNETDTYMPLAITLAHELVKKAETLRANGKFKWAKADMKTQVTVDYSDPNQTKIDTVLMSVQHSTKYVENEFKNYIKNEIILPTLNEYNLSEPDKILINPTGQFTIGGPIGDTGLTGRKIIVDTYGGASRHGGGAFSGKDATKVDRSAAYAARWVAKNLVAAGVADRLEIQLSYAIGIAQPVSVMVETFGTEKIDNQTILSIIDEVFDLTPKGIIDVLELRKPIYAKTSYFGHFGRKDVEFPWEKLNRVEQIKTFINQSKN
- a CDS encoding ribosome assembly cofactor RimP: MDYKKMLIDHFGNVIISAKLTNSFGNTFEVVVNYTDLNDVEDISRKISDFLDTQEWFNDEYTLEVLSKGEDLEIRFEQIGDFINNDVKVTFSKSFNGNEFIIAKILENLNDEIKFLWNQKGNIRKILIPKSEIKKIEKYIKF
- a CDS encoding PTS sugar transporter subunit IIA, coding for MRFFNLFKKNKVEEYVEISPVYEGKLKSLQELNDPACFSSEALGKGFAIEFSNDENEVILKAPITGKISAIFPTKHAYVFESLDEVKVLVHIGLDTVNLKGEGFESLVSIESMVKKGEPFAKVNLKLIRENNLVSDAIVTVLPESNVHSMDIVDLNGSFITTDNVVIRVKK